The following proteins are encoded in a genomic region of Methanobrevibacter sp.:
- a CDS encoding GXGXG domain-containing protein, with protein sequence MSGDVVELDASKLTPREINSRVKELAGGDSKILIKNPNAMHYLVAGVVDDADIEIDGSVGYFAGTMCDGSKIKINGNAGWFVGDNLTDGEIIVEGTAGDGAGQGIYGGTVVVRKSVGSRTGEIMKNGTLIIGGNSGFMTGIFMMGGRMIILGDVGEDLAESIIRGEIYVKGKISSLGYNAKIVKPTQDDKEKLKKDLAKYGFNLTYKELDDFKKVVPESKRPFYGH encoded by the coding sequence ATGAGTGGGGATGTAGTAGAGTTAGACGCATCAAAATTAACACCTCGTGAGATTAACTCAAGAGTTAAAGAGCTTGCAGGTGGAGACTCAAAAATTTTAATTAAAAATCCTAATGCTATGCACTATTTGGTTGCTGGAGTGGTGGATGATGCAGATATTGAAATTGACGGATCTGTAGGTTATTTTGCAGGAACCATGTGTGACGGCAGTAAAATTAAAATTAACGGTAATGCAGGTTGGTTTGTTGGAGACAATTTAACCGATGGGGAAATTATTGTTGAAGGAACTGCTGGAGATGGAGCAGGTCAGGGAATTTATGGCGGAACTGTTGTTGTACGCAAATCTGTAGGTTCAAGAACTGGAGAAATCATGAAAAACGGTACTCTTATCATTGGTGGAAATTCAGGATTCATGACTGGAATCTTCATGATGGGTGGCCGTATGATTATTCTTGGAGATGTTGGAGAGGATTTGGCAGAGTCCATTATTCGTGGAGAGATTTATGTTAAAGGAAAAATCAGCAGTTTAGGTTATAATGCAAAAATCGTCAAGCCAACTCAAGACGATAAGGAAAAACTTAAAAAAGACTTGGCTAAATATGGCTTTAATTTAACATATAAAGAATTAGATGATTTTAAAAAAGTAGTGCCTGAAAGTAAAAGGCCATTCTATGGTCATTAG